The genome window TGTGCGGCGTTAACTCGTTTTCCCAATATGCGCTGCAGATCTATGGAGCATTTGTTTCCTTGAGTGGGGGTACGGGTGGTACTCCAATATATGTTATTGTAAATGAAGGAGCCAGTACAGGAATATACAGGGATGCAACTTTGAAAGGTCATATTATTTCGGAAGGCCAATACAATTATGTAAAATGGAATATGCAGAATGCCGCAACCACATACATCTATCCGTTTGGAGGAGATGATAATAATGCGCATTATATTCCATTTACGTTCGACAAAACAAGTGTCGGTGCATGTGAAATGTCGCTTTCAACTAAAGGTGCATTTGGAGCCAGCCCTGTTATAGCAGATAACACTCCTTATTTTTCTCCTATTACAACTTCTTCACAAATGGGAGGAACCCAGGGTGGGGATGCTTCAAACGCGGTCATTGACAGGTGGTGGCAAATTACCGTTAATGCCGGAACGCCTACGGCTGATCTGACCTTTTCCTATCTGGGGCAGGAAAACACAACAGGAAACAATGGTCCGTTTGCTCCGCAACGATGGGGTACGGCCTGGGAAATTCCATTGAACAGTGGTACTGCGGGAGGCACCACAACGGACCAGCTATACACTTCATCCGGAACCGGCGTAACAAGTTTTTCACCCTGGGTACTATCTACCAGAGTAACCCCATTGCCTGTTGAATTGCTTTCTTTTTCAGCGAAATGTAATAACGGACGTATTAATTTTAACTGGAGCACAGCCACAGAAACGAATAATGATCATTTTACTATAGAGCGTTCTGTTAATGGAATTGATTATAAGGCTATTCAACAGGTAAAAGGTGCCGGGAACAGTTCGGGTCTTAGAAAATATAAAAGCGCGGTTACCGTTTCTGAGCCCAATGGCTATTATCGGTTAAAGCA of Bacteroidota bacterium contains these proteins:
- a CDS encoding T9SS type A sorting domain-containing protein — protein: MKQKTRLSAISVSLLCGVNSFSQYALQIYGAFVSLSGGTGGTPIYVIVNEGASTGIYRDATLKGHIISEGQYNYVKWNMQNAATTYIYPFGGDDNNAHYIPFTFDKTSVGACEMSLSTKGAFGASPVIADNTPYFSPITTSSQMGGTQGGDASNAVIDRWWQITVNAGTPTADLTFSYLGQENTTGNNGPFAPQRWGTAWEIPLNSGTAGGTTTDQLYTSSGTGVTSFSPWVLSTRVTPLPVELLSFSAKCNNGRINFNWSTATETNNDHFTIERSVNGIDYKAIQQVKGAGNSSGLRKYKSAVTVSEPNGYYRLKQTDFDGKYTFSKIIVVNCDGDGAAPKSEFVIFPNPSDGDNVFMKMNGLNAEEKVLVILVDVLGQVVFEKVSVTNGNGEILESIAGAEKLAAGIYTIVGSVRNDIYKQKLIVH